The sequence AAACGTCAGGCATATGGATTCAGGGATAATTGGTACTTCAAGCTCCGATTATATTTTATTCACGAATCCATCCCGGCATTTCCCGGATGAATCTTATTTCCTGGCTTGGTGAATATTATTTGCCTTGTTTTCCATATCAGAGCAACACTGTCTGGAAAATTGATTATTTTTCAAATCCGGCAGTAATGAATGCACTTGGAGCATGGTCGCAATTATATGCAGATCTGTATATGGCACCCAAAAACAGATTTCATTCCAAAGCCAGGGAGCTGATAGGCAGCATATTGGATAACAATGACAAGGTCTTGCATGAACGTGCCCAAAAACTGAATTTCATCACAGGCGGACGGATTTCGGTACTGCCTCCTGATACTCGGCATGTTGATTACGAAATCATCCCCCTCAATATTGCAGACGGCTGTCTTTTTCATTGTAAATTTTGCTGTGTCAAATCAGAACAGCAATTTCAGACCCGGCCTGAAACGGATATTATCGAACAAATTCGTCATTTGAAGGCATTTTATGGCCGCAATCTTGAAAACTATCATTCCCTGTTCCTTGGAAATCATGATGCACTTGCGGCAGATGACGAAATTATCGCTTTTGCGGCAACCAAAGCCTATGAAGACCTCGATTTTGAATTATATTCTGAGAACCCCCTGCTCTTCTTGTTTGGAAGCGTGGATTCCCTGATTAAAACAAAAGATCAATTGTTTGAAGAGATTAACCATCTCCCGTTTTATACCTATATTAACATTGGTCTCGAATCTGTAGATCCCCAGACTTTGAAATTACTTGGAAAACCATTGAGTAAATCCAGAGTTGAAGAAGCTTTCAAAAAAATGCTGAACATAAATACAAATTATGAAAATATAGAAATTACTGCCAATTTTGTTATTGGAGAAGGATTATCTCCTGAACACTATCAATCTCTTAAAGATTTGCTTGGGGAGGCACCGGCCGAATCTTGCGGTAAGGGAGTTATATACCTCTCTCCGTTAATAGACAGCCCCAAAAAATGGGAATTATTGCCTCTGGTAGAAGAAGTCAAAAATGTAAGCCGTATGCCTGTTTATATATATTTGATTCAAAGGCTCTAAGAAGTGGCACTACACTATCACATAACCTTCCTGCTCACCTGCCGGTGTTTGGCTTCCGCCGCACACCGGCAGGTGAGCAGGCCTATATGCATTTTTTGCTGCTCGAAGATGCTGCCCTCGATCTATTTGGCCGGTTGCCCGCCGAAAGTTGGATCAAATCAAGCGGCTTCGGGAGATCAAAGAACTGAAAGTGCCTTCAGGAAATCGATTGGAAAGCTTGAAAGGCGACGGGGAAACTCAATTTTCTGGCTGAGCTTGCAACAGGATTGGAACCTTTGGCATGCAATGAACAGCCCTGAAGCAAAACAGATTAAGCGCCTGAAACCAATCCCCAAAAATAAGCATTCTTTTGCATAGCTGAAAGTTTTACAGTTCCATCAATTGATGGAACTGTAAAACTTTCAGCTAAGGGATAATGTGAATGATTTGACCCTTTCGGCAAGCACTGCTGTTAACAAAAGCGTTAAATTTACAAGGGATTGCAATTGATGTATGTATCGAAAAAAGAAGGACGTATTCTTAGGGACGCAATTCAAAACTGGCGCGAAACTGAGTTAATTTCTGAAGCGGAATCCCGGAAGCTTAAAAATTCTTATGAAGTAACTTCATTTGATTGGAATCGAGTAGCGAAATACTCATTTTGGATGGCAATTTGTTGTATTGTTATCTCCATATCGTCCGCCATAGCTGACCAATGGCTTATTGCGTTATTCAAGAAACTGTTTCGTGCGCCTGATTCTGTAAAGAGCATTGGCTTTGCCTTGTTTTCAGGAGGCCTGTACTTGCTCGGTATTCGAAGAAGACGCCAGCACCCGGATAACGTTTACAGCAATGAAGCAATATTGTTTCTGGGGGCAGCTGCTACTGCAGCTGCCATTGCATTTTTAGGAAAAGCAATGGATACAGGGTCCGGTCATTTTTCCCTTTTATTGCTGCTGGCTGCATTTATTTATGGGTTTTTGGGTCTTTGGTTTCCA comes from Desulfosalsimonas propionicica and encodes:
- a CDS encoding radical SAM protein is translated as MNLISWLGEYYLPCFPYQSNTVWKIDYFSNPAVMNALGAWSQLYADLYMAPKNRFHSKARELIGSILDNNDKVLHERAQKLNFITGGRISVLPPDTRHVDYEIIPLNIADGCLFHCKFCCVKSEQQFQTRPETDIIEQIRHLKAFYGRNLENYHSLFLGNHDALAADDEIIAFAATKAYEDLDFELYSENPLLFLFGSVDSLIKTKDQLFEEINHLPFYTYINIGLESVDPQTLKLLGKPLSKSRVEEAFKKMLNINTNYENIEITANFVIGEGLSPEHYQSLKDLLGEAPAESCGKGVIYLSPLIDSPKKWELLPLVEEVKNVSRMPVYIYLIQRL